GCGATCGCCAGCTAACTGATAGGCTTGTTCTATGGTCTGCTCCTGATCCCGTAAATCAGCATAGGAAATTGCCCAGATTTTGCGCTTTACCTGGTCAAAAATAATCACATTATCTACCTGCATCCAGACTCCATCGGGTAAATCTTCAGGCTGGAGTTCCTTAATCGGCACTCGCGGTTCAATCCAGCGAATTAGTTCATAACCCCAGACACCAAATAAACCACCAATACCAGGAGGCAGTTCTGGTAGTTTGACAGGCTTAATGGACTCAAGACATTGATTACAAATCTCAAACGGATTGCCTTTAAATGTATTAATAGAGCCATCGCGATGCGTCTGAGTCGTTGTTTCTCCTCTAGCTTCTAATACCCACATAGGGTCGCAACCCAAAAAGCTATAGCGACCCAATTTTTCTTCTCCTTCAACGGATTCTAAAAGAAAGTTATATGGTTGACCCGCACATACCTTATACCAAGCCGACACAGGTGTTTCCAAATCAGCAACTAATTCTTGATATACAGGAACAAAATTACCTTGTTGCGCTAGTTCAGTAAACTGATCGAAATTGGGAAAGATCATATTAGAGTAGGTGGGAAGTGGGAAGTAGGAAATAGGAAATAGCGCGAAATTCCGTTGCCCTAAAGGACTAGCTTCGCGTCGCGCGGGTCTCCCGCGTTGAGGAAATTTCGTAAGACGGAAGTATTATTTCAAAAATGCCCTAACGTTTTTGCGTATGGCTATATCTCTAAAAAGCTGATAGCTGATAACTTAAAACAGTATTACTAAAGATTTTATATTTAGACTAGCAACACCAGAAAACTGCCATAAAAAAGAAGGATAAGTCAGAAACATCATTTGTTTTTGCTTGATCCTTCCTCAAGTTATCTGCTGTGGGCTATACCTCGTAAGGTGCTTTCCCAGAAAACTTAATTGTAGCTGGCTGAGGGTTTTTACCAATTCCACGGTCTATTTTGCCGTGATATTCCCGTCCCTCATTCACTTTTTCAGGGAATACACCATCTGCGGGGTGCAAATATTGGATTTCTCCACTGGGGAAGACGCGATATATTTTGTAGTCCAGAATTTTTGGCTTAAATTTATTGCGCAATTGTGACCCTAAAGCCAAACACTGTTCTTTGCGCGCTAAATAAAGCAGATTCTCTCCTTCATTCATAATCGCTGCACCACCAGTAGGCATTTCAAAAACTTGCTCTTTACTGCTTGTCCAGGTAATAGCGTATTTTTCTTCTACTTCTGCCTTGGTTAGTAAGCCGCCTGTACTACCACCAAACTGGGGAGTTTTCCCAGAAAGCTTCATCTCTTGTGCCATGTTAATAAAATCCTCAATTAAAGGTATTTAGCGCATCCTATCATTCACTTCGGGGCAATATTGTGAGTGTGTCAAAAACTGTAACAGTTTTTAGCAGCGCTAGCTCACAGCACTGGAAATCATTTTCAAGTGACCGAGTTAGTTGTGTTGCCTTTTCTTACTTTTTATTACTTTTCTTAATGCTTTTTTGATATTTAGCAGAGAGAGAATTTTTGATTGGTTGCTTGTGTTTAGTTGCCTTGAGGGGAATGGTGAAATGAAAGATACTACCTTGCTCTTTGCCTGGGGATTCTGCCCAAATTTCGCCACCCCAGTTTTTAACCACCTGGCGACAGATTGCTAAACCTAATCCTGTTCCGCCAGCACTACGACGTAAAGCCCCTTCTTCTTGATAGAAACGGTCGAAAACAGTTTCTAAACTGCCAGGTTCAATACCTCTGCCTGTATCAGACACCGTAACTTCTAAGGTTTTAGCACCATTTGTTTTAACAGCGATCGCAATTGTGCCGTCAGCCTGAGTAAATTTGCAGGCATTATCTAGCAGCTTGGCTAATACTTCGACTAACCATTCA
The sequence above is a segment of the Pleurocapsa minor HA4230-MV1 genome. Coding sequences within it:
- a CDS encoding photosystem I reaction center subunit II, with protein sequence MAQEMKLSGKTPQFGGSTGGLLTKAEVEEKYAITWTSSKEQVFEMPTGGAAIMNEGENLLYLARKEQCLALGSQLRNKFKPKILDYKIYRVFPSGEIQYLHPADGVFPEKVNEGREYHGKIDRGIGKNPQPATIKFSGKAPYEV